The Gloeocapsa sp. DLM2.Bin57 genomic interval AAGAGGGATTAATCGCAATTGCGGGAATTAATTCTGTTAATTTCATGGGTTTTGAGAATACTTAATCAACATATCTGTAATTTTGGTCACAGAGGTACGGGGAGAGAAACGAGGTAAGGGTTGTTCTAATGTACCTTGTTTTAAACACAATACAGGAATTTCATACTGATAACGTTCCCACCAATCAGGTTGAGTAGTGATATCTCTAATCTCTAAATCTAACTGTAAATTTTCTATTTCTGCTAATTTAGCTGCTAAA includes:
- a CDS encoding glutaredoxin family protein is translated as MSLILYSKPGCHLCEGLAAKLAEIENLQLDLEIRDITTQPDWWERYQYEIPVLCLKQGTLEQPLPRFSPRTSVTKITDMLIKYSQNP